In the genome of Bacillus sp. Marseille-P3661, one region contains:
- a CDS encoding LysR family transcriptional regulator, whose product MDLKNVLTFVTVAREMSFAQASHILHLSQPSVTARIQTLETELGKTLFDRKRRNLQLTKEGEAFLPFGLQLLEIQSEAKEKLNSLNDTLEGKITIGATALWSVYILPSILGDILKKYPGVEIKVVTGNTVGIANMLSKNQVDIGLVSSEVKKKGVMEYHIAECSLSLICSPDHPFASRTIDMEEMLKAPMVTYQQNSDAWKTIKRIYSMYGSSPNVVMELNQIEATKQMVSCSPFICILPTISVEKELEKGQLKKVNVKDLPQIIENMSMIFQEEKGSYKVINLFREVLKRKIGNKKLG is encoded by the coding sequence GTGGACTTAAAAAACGTACTAACATTTGTCACTGTTGCTAGAGAAATGAGCTTTGCTCAAGCTTCACATATTTTGCATTTAAGTCAGCCTTCAGTAACAGCACGTATACAAACATTAGAGACTGAATTGGGGAAGACACTTTTTGATAGAAAAAGACGTAATCTCCAACTCACGAAGGAAGGTGAGGCGTTTTTACCTTTTGGACTACAGTTGTTAGAGATTCAAAGTGAAGCAAAGGAAAAATTAAATAGCTTAAATGATACTTTAGAAGGAAAGATTACGATCGGGGCAACTGCACTTTGGTCTGTGTATATTCTGCCATCTATACTAGGTGATATTTTAAAGAAATATCCAGGTGTAGAAATTAAAGTTGTTACCGGAAATACAGTAGGAATTGCAAATATGTTATCGAAAAATCAGGTGGATATCGGTCTCGTTTCTTCTGAAGTAAAGAAAAAGGGGGTTATGGAGTATCACATAGCGGAGTGTTCGTTGAGTTTAATTTGTAGTCCAGATCATCCTTTCGCATCGAGAACAATTGATATGGAAGAAATGCTTAAGGCGCCAATGGTCACGTATCAACAAAATTCTGATGCATGGAAGACCATTAAAAGGATCTATTCTATGTATGGTTCCTCACCTAATGTTGTGATGGAGCTGAATCAGATTGAGGCGACGAAACAAATGGTCAGCTGCTCACCTTTTATTTGTATCCTGCCAACTATTAGTGTGGAGAAAGAACTAGAAAAAGGACAATTGAAAAAGGTGAATGTGAAGGATTTACCACAAATTATCGAGAATATGTCAATGATTTTTCAAGAGGAGAAGGGCTCGTATAAAGTTATAAATTTGTTTAGAGAAGTATTGAAACGAAAAATTGGAAATAAAAAACTCGGCTAG
- a CDS encoding thiamine pyrophosphate-requiring protein, producing MSEKSITVADDRLHGLESSCTAAEAMLEALQNAGVSYIFSNLGSDHPTFIEAMAKASLENKQLPKVIICPHEYVALSAAHGFAQVTGKPQAVFVHLDVGTQNLGGAVHNVFRGRIPVLIFAGDTPYTVEGELMGTRNTPINFLQDIYDQRGIVRPYVKWEYEIRTGKNIQHLIYRALQLSKSSPQGPVYLMGAREVLEEEISKPAISTKGWDPIEKHGLTKESIAQLIDDINQAENPLIITSNVGREQKAVSELVQFAEKLVIPVIEIDPNYMNFPSDSPLHQGYQTDGILQEADLIIVIDSDVPWVPSKGQPNSTSKVYYIDPDPLKEKIPLWYVPSEKFYQADSYVVLKQLNEFLRNQPANQKAAARLSKYKERHNNLRLSWVKNEENSIADNAISPQFLSACLREVIEEDTIVLNETITNSLNVLKHLPRTKPGTYYGNGGTSLGWHGGAAIGVKLAAENNTVVALAGDGGFLFSVPSSVHWIAKRYQAPFMTVIYNNHGWNATKQNVLRLHPNGIASQNDTYWVNFEEPSNYAKISEGGGAYGETVTEPSQLKAALIRGLAAVKRGQSAVIDVHLKPISLHHY from the coding sequence TTGTCAGAAAAATCAATTACGGTGGCAGATGATAGGTTACATGGTCTTGAAAGTAGCTGTACAGCTGCTGAAGCCATGCTAGAGGCACTTCAAAATGCCGGGGTTTCCTACATATTTTCAAATTTAGGCAGTGATCACCCTACATTTATAGAAGCAATGGCAAAGGCATCATTAGAAAACAAACAATTGCCAAAGGTGATTATATGTCCACATGAGTATGTTGCCTTATCAGCAGCACATGGATTTGCTCAAGTAACTGGGAAACCGCAAGCAGTGTTTGTCCATTTAGATGTGGGGACACAAAATTTAGGTGGAGCAGTTCACAACGTATTTAGAGGAAGAATTCCAGTATTGATTTTTGCCGGTGATACGCCATACACAGTCGAGGGCGAATTAATGGGGACTAGAAATACACCTATTAATTTTTTACAGGATATTTATGATCAACGTGGTATTGTCCGACCATATGTAAAATGGGAATATGAAATTCGCACAGGAAAAAACATTCAACATTTGATATACCGTGCTCTGCAGTTGTCAAAAAGCTCTCCACAGGGTCCTGTCTATCTAATGGGGGCAAGAGAGGTACTAGAAGAGGAAATTAGCAAGCCGGCCATTTCAACAAAGGGTTGGGACCCTATTGAAAAGCATGGTCTTACGAAAGAATCCATCGCCCAACTTATTGATGATATTAATCAAGCAGAAAATCCTTTAATTATTACATCAAATGTAGGGCGTGAACAAAAAGCTGTTAGTGAATTGGTTCAGTTTGCCGAGAAACTAGTCATTCCTGTCATTGAAATTGATCCTAATTATATGAACTTTCCTTCAGACTCACCACTGCATCAAGGTTACCAAACAGATGGAATTCTGCAGGAAGCGGACTTAATTATTGTCATTGACAGTGATGTACCATGGGTACCTTCTAAGGGCCAGCCTAATAGTACAAGTAAAGTATATTATATAGATCCTGATCCTTTAAAAGAAAAGATTCCGTTATGGTATGTACCATCTGAGAAATTTTATCAAGCAGATTCGTATGTTGTCTTAAAACAACTGAATGAGTTTTTACGGAATCAACCAGCCAATCAAAAAGCAGCAGCACGCCTATCAAAATATAAAGAAAGGCATAACAATCTTCGCTTGAGCTGGGTCAAGAATGAGGAGAATAGCATTGCTGATAATGCAATATCTCCACAATTTCTTTCAGCATGTCTCAGAGAAGTTATTGAAGAAGATACGATTGTATTAAATGAAACGATTACAAATTCGTTAAATGTATTAAAGCACCTGCCGCGGACTAAACCAGGAACTTATTATGGTAATGGTGGTACAAGTTTAGGCTGGCATGGAGGAGCAGCAATTGGGGTTAAATTAGCTGCGGAAAACAATACTGTCGTTGCTTTAGCAGGAGATGGCGGGTTTTTATTCAGTGTACCATCATCTGTTCACTGGATTGCTAAAAGATATCAAGCTCCATTTATGACCGTTATTTATAACAATCATGGTTGGAATGCGACAAAACAAAATGTCCTTCGTCTTCACCCAAATGGTATTGCAAGTCAAAATGATACCTATTGGGTCAATTTTGAAGAGCCATCTAACTACGCGAAAATTAGTGAAGGTGGGGGGGCTTACGGTGAAACAGTAACGGAACCATCCCAATTAAAAGCAGCATTAATACGTGGTCTTGCTGCAGTTAAAAGAGGCCAATCAGCAGTAATTGATGTTCATTTAAAGCCGATTTCTTTGCATCACTATTAA
- a CDS encoding TAXI family TRAP transporter solute-binding subunit — protein MKIKKKSLGFLAMVVACLLLIVGCSSGGSETSSTSGSGSTPESSSSETSEGETSGGGEGLSAVRIGTSSSGSVFYGLAIAASEIFEKYTDINSTVEPVGGSDPNMFAIHDKKIELGVANAFAAQNAYNGAAPYTEPVNVSLVAQGQASFRQILVRTDAGIDSPEDLEGKTIIASRPPLPELELIANAMFEAYGLDTSTMKLVSTANTTETDEALAVGSADAALYPASLGSPLLNELTASGKVKFLEISDEKLKEMAEILPSAIIPGVIPAGTYTNQDQDINAFYFNTYLVAGGDVPNETAYELTKALFDNHEEFAQMNKAAEEWTLEATLDNPSIPFHDGSIQYFKEVGAWNDELQAVQDSLKK, from the coding sequence ATGAAGATCAAGAAGAAAAGTTTAGGTTTTTTAGCAATGGTAGTTGCCTGTTTGTTGTTAATTGTTGGTTGTAGTTCAGGCGGTAGTGAAACTTCATCCACATCTGGATCAGGTTCTACTCCAGAAAGCAGTTCAAGTGAAACTAGTGAAGGAGAAACTAGTGGTGGTGGAGAAGGACTATCCGCTGTCCGCATAGGTACCTCTAGTTCAGGAAGCGTATTTTATGGTTTGGCTATCGCTGCTTCCGAAATTTTCGAAAAGTATACAGATATTAATTCGACGGTGGAACCTGTGGGTGGTTCGGATCCGAATATGTTTGCGATTCATGATAAAAAAATTGAGTTAGGAGTTGCCAATGCATTTGCAGCCCAAAATGCGTATAATGGCGCAGCCCCTTATACTGAACCTGTTAATGTAAGCTTAGTTGCTCAAGGTCAAGCTAGCTTCAGACAAATTCTTGTTCGTACAGATGCGGGAATTGATAGTCCGGAAGATTTAGAAGGAAAAACTATTATCGCTAGTCGTCCACCATTACCAGAGCTAGAGTTGATTGCAAACGCAATGTTTGAGGCCTATGGTCTGGATACTAGTACGATGAAACTAGTTTCAACTGCCAATACAACTGAAACAGATGAGGCGTTAGCTGTTGGTAGCGCAGATGCTGCTTTATATCCTGCTAGTTTAGGTAGTCCGCTCTTAAATGAATTAACAGCATCCGGAAAGGTGAAGTTTTTAGAAATCAGTGATGAAAAGCTTAAAGAGATGGCAGAGATTTTACCGTCAGCTATTATTCCAGGTGTGATTCCAGCTGGTACTTATACAAATCAGGATCAAGATATAAATGCATTCTATTTTAATACGTATCTTGTTGCCGGTGGGGATGTGCCTAATGAAACAGCTTATGAACTTACAAAAGCGTTATTCGATAATCATGAAGAATTTGCTCAGATGAACAAAGCTGCTGAGGAGTGGACATTAGAAGCTACTCTTGATAATCCGAGTATTCCATTCCATGACGGCAGTATTCAATATTTTAAAGAAGTCGGTGCATGGAATGATGAATTACAGGCTGTTCAAGATTCATTAAAGAAATAA
- a CDS encoding aldehyde dehydrogenase family protein: MEIQYVNQLINNQEISTEQNIEIRDPGRISDMVARVSIGTKEHVDMAVQAAYSAFESYRKSSVEERIELMIEAADRIEKEKLNLATTLVREQGMLLEITLEDVSNAIATIRNHCLIVKDFFKARVYEDENSWVSLEKRPVGVVGAIVPWNAPMALTFSKVAPALLTGNTIVVKPSSNAPVAVTQALKIAASIFPPGVINIVLGSGSEVGAAIPKHPLIRKVAFTGGTAAGQEVMKDAASTIKNVSLELGGNDPAIILDDVNPAEMIPKLIKGAFRRSGQVCFAIKRVYVPKTIYHSFYDTLCQFVDEYKVGHGLDNRSTFGPVNNESQYKFIKQLIEKTKQSQAIVQELGSKVEPGEWNNGYYLLPMVVKDVDPTHELVTCEQFGPIVPVVPYDTVEQVIKMANQTEFGLSSSVWSNDFERALQISREIEAGLTYINGHGQSQLGKKYIPFGGVKQSGLGRERTEIGMEEYIEYHGINFHK, from the coding sequence GTGGAGATCCAATATGTAAATCAGTTGATAAACAATCAAGAGATATCAACAGAGCAAAATATCGAGATACGTGACCCAGGCCGAATTAGTGATATGGTAGCACGAGTTTCTATAGGTACAAAGGAACATGTCGATATGGCAGTACAAGCTGCATATTCAGCATTTGAGAGCTATAGAAAATCAAGTGTTGAAGAGCGAATTGAATTAATGATAGAGGCAGCTGACAGAATCGAAAAAGAAAAGCTGAATTTAGCAACTACCCTTGTACGTGAACAAGGGATGCTGCTTGAAATTACATTAGAAGATGTTTCAAATGCAATTGCGACTATTCGTAATCATTGTTTAATAGTTAAAGATTTTTTTAAAGCAAGAGTATACGAAGATGAAAACAGTTGGGTTAGCCTAGAAAAACGGCCGGTAGGTGTAGTCGGAGCTATTGTCCCATGGAATGCCCCAATGGCCTTAACATTTTCCAAGGTGGCACCTGCATTATTGACTGGCAATACCATTGTTGTTAAGCCATCAAGTAATGCACCTGTTGCAGTAACCCAAGCGTTAAAAATAGCAGCTTCTATTTTCCCACCAGGTGTTATTAATATTGTACTTGGAAGTGGTAGTGAAGTTGGCGCAGCTATTCCGAAACACCCACTGATCAGAAAGGTTGCGTTTACTGGCGGCACTGCAGCAGGTCAAGAAGTAATGAAAGATGCGGCGTCAACAATTAAAAACGTGAGTTTAGAATTGGGTGGCAATGATCCAGCGATCATCCTTGATGATGTGAATCCTGCAGAGATGATCCCGAAACTAATTAAAGGGGCGTTTCGCCGATCAGGCCAAGTATGCTTTGCAATCAAACGGGTATATGTGCCTAAGACTATTTATCATTCTTTTTATGATACATTGTGTCAGTTTGTTGATGAATATAAAGTAGGTCATGGTTTGGATAACCGTTCAACGTTTGGTCCAGTGAATAATGAATCACAGTATAAATTTATTAAACAATTAATAGAAAAAACAAAGCAAAGCCAGGCTATTGTTCAAGAATTAGGCAGTAAGGTGGAACCTGGGGAATGGAATAATGGGTATTATTTATTGCCTATGGTTGTAAAAGATGTAGATCCCACTCATGAGTTAGTTACCTGTGAGCAGTTTGGCCCGATCGTACCTGTAGTTCCATACGATACAGTGGAACAGGTGATAAAAATGGCCAATCAAACTGAATTTGGCTTAAGCTCTTCGGTTTGGTCCAATGATTTTGAACGCGCATTACAAATATCTAGAGAAATTGAAGCAGGTCTTACCTATATTAATGGGCACGGTCAATCGCAGCTAGGTAAAAAATATATTCCGTTTGGCGGAGTGAAACAAAGTGGATTGGGAAGAGAGCGAACCGAGATAGGGATGGAAGAGTATATCGAGTACCATGGCATTAACTTTCATAAATAA
- a CDS encoding TRAP transporter permease, which produces MKNSKIILWVTTIIVLYHIIVAGNLLTWLGIFVPSQSHRAITLAAGLTLIFLFMRSKKQNQDKIPWYDYILLASSLLSLGYVAFFYEKMLRYAMYGSLDTIGVVLALMLAIPLLEAARRKTGLVFPLIIVVLVLITIFQKYLPGILNGQGYPLDRLLYSSYVGTHGIFGLPLGVASTVLIIFLVFGALMERAGAGKWFMDLALALTGWSRGGPAKAAVLSSALFGSISGSPSSNVATTGAFTIPLMKSTGYSAKFAGAVEAVASTGGQILPPVMGAIAFVMAEWLQIPYAEIALAALVPALLYFLIAFIAVHLQALKTGIKPLPLSQLPKIMKVLKEGWFYTVPLLVLIYFLIIKGLPPAIAGIYSFPSMIVVSFFSKNKDFWLTPKKMMLAFKDATFRWVTVVAITASVGILIGALELSGLGIKISRFVLAISGEDLILTLLLVGICSLILGMGLDAIPAYITLATLMAPALINLGVPELTSHLFVVYWGLASFITPPVCIAVYVAIGISGSNVWETGWEAMKVGIAAFLIPFAFVFNPGLLLVGETTDIVISIITAVIGSMLVAMGVLGYSFAPMNVVQRIVVLIAGWFLILPGIKLMLTGLFLAAIIAAWQFFSEKKQAVQPELSTKS; this is translated from the coding sequence ATGAAAAATTCAAAAATTATATTATGGGTGACAACAATTATTGTACTGTATCATATCATCGTCGCAGGAAATTTGTTAACTTGGCTCGGAATTTTTGTGCCAAGTCAATCACACAGAGCTATTACTTTAGCAGCAGGTTTAACACTAATATTTTTATTCATGCGCTCTAAAAAGCAAAATCAAGATAAGATCCCTTGGTATGATTATATTTTACTTGCATCCTCTTTATTAAGTCTTGGTTATGTGGCTTTCTTCTATGAAAAAATGCTCCGTTATGCCATGTATGGTTCATTGGATACAATCGGAGTCGTACTTGCCTTAATGCTTGCAATACCATTGCTAGAGGCTGCACGTCGCAAAACGGGACTAGTATTTCCATTAATTATTGTCGTATTAGTATTGATAACAATTTTCCAAAAATACCTACCTGGTATTTTAAATGGGCAAGGCTATCCTTTGGACAGACTTTTATATAGCTCGTATGTTGGTACACATGGGATTTTTGGTCTGCCACTAGGGGTGGCATCTACAGTTCTAATCATATTTCTAGTGTTTGGAGCTTTAATGGAAAGAGCTGGTGCTGGTAAGTGGTTTATGGACTTGGCTCTTGCGTTGACTGGTTGGTCAAGAGGCGGTCCTGCCAAAGCTGCTGTACTTTCTAGTGCATTATTTGGTTCTATTTCGGGATCACCTTCAAGTAATGTCGCGACAACTGGTGCATTTACAATACCTCTAATGAAGAGTACAGGTTACAGTGCTAAATTTGCAGGTGCAGTTGAAGCTGTAGCTTCAACAGGAGGACAAATTTTGCCGCCAGTAATGGGAGCCATTGCCTTTGTAATGGCTGAATGGTTACAAATTCCTTATGCTGAAATCGCTCTTGCAGCATTAGTTCCTGCGTTACTGTATTTTTTAATAGCATTTATTGCCGTGCATTTACAAGCATTAAAGACTGGGATCAAACCTCTTCCTTTGTCACAGCTACCTAAAATCATGAAGGTACTTAAAGAGGGTTGGTTTTATACAGTTCCGTTATTAGTATTGATCTATTTTCTCATTATTAAAGGACTTCCACCTGCGATCGCAGGAATATATTCTTTCCCATCCATGATTGTTGTAAGTTTCTTTTCAAAGAATAAAGATTTTTGGTTAACACCGAAAAAAATGATGTTGGCTTTTAAAGATGCAACATTTAGATGGGTAACAGTTGTTGCTATTACAGCATCAGTAGGGATATTAATTGGAGCGTTAGAGTTAAGCGGGCTGGGAATTAAAATCTCGAGGTTTGTATTAGCAATTTCAGGTGAGGACTTAATATTAACATTATTGCTAGTCGGCATTTGTAGTTTAATTTTAGGAATGGGATTAGATGCCATCCCTGCTTATATTACATTAGCAACATTAATGGCCCCAGCACTAATTAATCTAGGTGTTCCTGAACTTACTTCACACTTGTTTGTTGTATATTGGGGATTAGCTTCATTTATTACACCACCTGTTTGTATCGCGGTGTATGTGGCGATTGGTATAAGTGGAAGTAATGTATGGGAAACCGGTTGGGAAGCGATGAAGGTTGGAATTGCTGCATTCTTAATCCCATTTGCGTTTGTCTTCAATCCAGGTTTACTACTTGTTGGAGAAACGACTGATATTGTAATTTCAATCATTACAGCTGTAATTGGCAGTATGCTTGTAGCAATGGGGGTATTAGGGTATTCATTTGCGCCAATGAATGTGGTTCAAAGAATAGTAGTGCTTATAGCAGGTTGGTTTCTCATATTGCCAGGAATCAAACTAATGTTAACTGGTTTATTTTTGGCAGCGATTATCGCAGCATGGCAATTTTTTAGCGAAAAGAAACAAGCAGTACAACCTGAATTAAGTACGAAATCATAA
- a CDS encoding TAXI family TRAP transporter solute-binding subunit, translating to MEKKSWFIKTIMLSCLFILFLAGCGGNAEQSSTSGGNESSSSTNADSNTASGETEAPKFITMGTAASGSSIFAYGTGLTALLSQKLTYSQFDAEETGGTIANLKVMDEGKMEMAIGGGDAYYNAQRMQGGFDKVPNGMLGWKVAPSTIQFVALEKSGIKKIEDLKGKRISIGSSGSAGNSTAISILELHGVKESDVTISYLGWGEAMTALADGAIDATLILGTLPAPVVSEVAVREPVQLINVDPEKMKANPVFTTRVVAAGTYDNQAEDSTCAVVDQYIYFSPDLPEDVVYDITKIGMESTEELAKSHPIGKVAEPISKELAEFLEGEVHPGTIKYYKEIGAWE from the coding sequence ATGGAAAAAAAATCTTGGTTCATAAAAACGATAATGCTTTCCTGTCTGTTTATTCTTTTTCTAGCAGGCTGTGGAGGTAATGCTGAACAGTCATCAACTAGTGGTGGTAATGAAAGTAGTAGTAGCACTAACGCTGATAGTAATACAGCTTCAGGTGAAACAGAAGCGCCTAAGTTTATTACGATGGGAACTGCCGCGTCTGGTTCTTCCATTTTTGCATATGGGACAGGTCTTACAGCCCTATTGTCACAAAAACTAACATATAGCCAATTTGATGCTGAGGAAACAGGTGGTACTATTGCTAATTTAAAAGTAATGGATGAAGGAAAAATGGAAATGGCAATTGGTGGTGGTGACGCATATTATAATGCTCAACGCATGCAGGGTGGCTTTGATAAGGTGCCAAATGGAATGCTTGGGTGGAAGGTTGCTCCGTCAACAATCCAGTTTGTAGCGCTAGAAAAATCGGGGATCAAAAAGATTGAGGATTTAAAAGGCAAGCGTATTTCAATCGGTTCATCGGGTTCAGCCGGAAATAGTACAGCTATATCCATTCTTGAATTACATGGTGTTAAAGAGTCTGATGTTACAATATCGTATTTAGGTTGGGGAGAGGCAATGACAGCTTTAGCAGATGGTGCCATTGATGCTACACTTATTTTAGGAACCCTGCCAGCACCTGTTGTGTCTGAAGTAGCAGTTCGTGAGCCGGTTCAATTAATAAATGTTGATCCTGAAAAAATGAAAGCCAACCCAGTGTTTACAACGAGAGTTGTAGCTGCAGGTACGTATGATAATCAAGCAGAAGATTCTACCTGTGCGGTAGTTGATCAATACATCTATTTTAGTCCTGATTTACCTGAAGATGTTGTTTATGATATTACAAAAATAGGTATGGAAAGTACTGAAGAACTTGCAAAATCTCATCCTATTGGAAAAGTTGCAGAACCAATAAGCAAGGAGTTAGCTGAATTCCTTGAAGGTGAGGTACATCCTGGAACAATCAAGTATTATAAGGAAATTGGTGCTTGGGAATAA
- a CDS encoding aromatic-ring-hydroxylating dioxygenase subunit beta has product METQVVNREVTRAEIEEFLYDEAALLDDWSLEEWQKLLTDDAHYYVPSNDVPDGDPKDTLFLIADNYDRIKNRVRRLLSRHAHAENPRSKTKRFISNVRITGRSGDYVQAEANFVVYRFRRNTPFREYVGTYKYKLKVEQDGLKIAERSAILSWEELGALGNVSILL; this is encoded by the coding sequence ATGGAAACACAGGTTGTTAATAGAGAAGTAACTCGGGCTGAAATTGAAGAGTTTCTCTATGATGAAGCTGCATTACTAGATGATTGGTCTCTTGAAGAATGGCAGAAATTATTAACAGATGATGCTCATTATTATGTTCCATCTAATGATGTACCTGACGGTGACCCTAAGGATACGTTATTTCTTATCGCAGATAATTATGACCGTATTAAAAATCGTGTGAGAAGACTATTGAGCCGTCATGCGCATGCAGAAAATCCGCGTTCTAAAACAAAACGGTTTATTAGTAATGTTCGCATTACAGGACGTTCTGGCGATTATGTTCAGGCAGAAGCTAATTTTGTTGTTTATCGATTTAGAAGAAATACTCCTTTCAGGGAATATGTTGGGACGTATAAATACAAATTAAAGGTAGAACAGGATGGGTTGAAAATAGCCGAAAGAAGTGCAATTCTATCTTGGGAAGAATTAGGTGCACTAGGTAATGTAAGTATCCTGTTATAA
- a CDS encoding aromatic ring-hydroxylating oxygenase subunit alpha, translating to MNEQYIIDDNEAKIFKVNRKVFVDPKILEEEFEKIFNKCWIYVGHVSEVKKPNDFVTREVAGRPVIFARDMTGKVNAFLNTCSHRGATVCREHKGSSKTFRCFYHAWTFTNDGKLNSLPGEDAYGPNFSKDHMGLRHVPRLEEYRGFYFVNFDKNAESLYDYLAGAKEYLDLIADTAPTEMEIIQGTQEYDMRANWKLLVENSFDDYHVVPTHITYLEYLKKSGVDVHLPKGLLMPAHGIGKSLGNGHAVIDNETYRGRPVANWMPIYGEEAKEEINEIRKELVDRLGEERARRIAQTNRNLVIFPNLVINDGSSITVRTFFPKSHDNMRVTAWALGVEGESESARARRLDSFLTFYGPGGFATPDDTEALEVAQEGYKAWQELGWSDVSRGMNKEGEQLNTDEIHLRTFWRRWNEIMTGKVQLEEVK from the coding sequence ATGAACGAGCAATATATTATAGATGATAATGAGGCCAAGATATTTAAAGTTAATAGAAAAGTGTTCGTCGATCCTAAAATACTTGAGGAAGAATTTGAAAAAATATTTAATAAATGCTGGATTTATGTAGGTCATGTGTCAGAAGTGAAAAAGCCAAATGATTTCGTAACAAGAGAAGTAGCTGGTCGCCCTGTTATTTTTGCTAGAGATATGACGGGAAAAGTGAATGCTTTTCTAAATACCTGTTCTCACCGAGGCGCAACCGTCTGTCGTGAACATAAAGGAAGTTCAAAAACCTTCCGTTGTTTTTATCATGCATGGACATTCACTAACGATGGAAAGTTAAATTCATTACCTGGTGAAGATGCATATGGTCCTAATTTTAGCAAAGATCATATGGGGCTTCGACATGTTCCAAGACTTGAGGAGTATCGCGGATTTTATTTTGTGAATTTTGATAAAAACGCTGAGTCTTTATATGATTATTTGGCTGGAGCAAAAGAGTACTTAGATCTAATAGCTGATACAGCACCAACGGAAATGGAAATTATTCAAGGAACTCAAGAGTATGATATGCGAGCAAATTGGAAACTTCTCGTAGAAAATAGTTTTGACGATTATCATGTTGTTCCTACACATATTACCTATCTCGAGTATTTAAAAAAGTCAGGTGTAGATGTTCATTTGCCGAAAGGTTTATTAATGCCAGCACATGGAATTGGTAAATCTCTAGGAAATGGCCATGCGGTTATAGACAATGAAACATACCGCGGACGTCCTGTTGCGAACTGGATGCCAATTTATGGAGAAGAGGCAAAGGAAGAAATTAATGAGATTCGCAAAGAGTTAGTAGACCGATTAGGGGAAGAGCGTGCAAGAAGAATAGCTCAAACCAATCGTAATCTAGTTATTTTCCCAAATCTTGTAATCAACGATGGTTCATCTATTACTGTACGAACATTTTTCCCTAAATCACATGACAATATGAGAGTAACAGCATGGGCACTAGGTGTCGAAGGTGAATCAGAAAGTGCAAGAGCTCGTCGTTTAGATAGTTTCTTAACATTCTATGGACCAGGAGGATTTGCAACTCCAGATGATACTGAGGCATTGGAGGTTGCGCAAGAGGGCTATAAAGCATGGCAAGAACTTGGCTGGTCTGATGTTTCAAGAGGAATGAACAAAGAAGGCGAGCAGTTAAATACAGATGAAATCCACCTCCGTACTTTCTGGAGAAGATGGAACGAAATAATGACAGGAAAAGTCCAACTTGAGGAGGTTAAATAA